The genomic interval AACTTTTATGAGCTTTAAATTTCTGTTATTCATACTCATTCTTCTTTCTCCGATTACAAATGCCGAAATAACCATAAACGAAATAATGTACGCGCCAAACAGCAACTGGGGTGGAGAAAATAATGAGTGGATAGAATTGTTTAATAACGGCATAGAAGATGCAAGCATCGCAAACTGGACAATCGATGAAAAAACAATACCTTACGCCATCGTTCCGGCGCAAGGATATTTAATCCTTGCAAAAAACACAACAAAATTCATAGAAGTATACGGCCGATCGTCTGTCCGCGTACCGTTTACGCTTTCAAACAGTGGAAAGGCGCTGTACTTAAAAACAGCTGGCGGCTCAACAATAGATTCCTTCGAGTATACAGAATACGCCACTAGCGAGATGGCCAAAAACAACAACCGCACACTTGAACGAAATACAACAATCTGGCTTGAAAGCGCTGGGGTTGGTGGAACTCCGGGAGAGCAAAACAGCATATCATTCAACGCGCCTCCGGTTCAAACTCCAATGAATGAAACGAAAAACACAACAAATACAACACCATCCACAAATACTCAAGAAAATGACAGTGATATCCCGAACACGCAACAAAATCAGGAATCAGAAAATCCAATGAGCCTCGAAATACTTGTCGCGCCGGATACAATGAACTTCGGCGGATATTCCACGATTCGTGCAAAATTCAATTCAGGAAACCGAGACTTCGAAACAGTGCGCTTTGTAGCATACATCTATAAGCCGTCGTGGATTTTGCGCGACCTGAATGGCAACGGAACAACGCTGCGAAATTCGCCATATAATTCAAATGCTGCTGCAGAAGTTCGAGAAATTTCCGCAGACGAAACATATTATCTCGTACTCCCGATTTTTCTAAAATGCAACACAGAAGGATATGCTGATGCCACCTATAC from Nanoarchaeota archaeon carries:
- a CDS encoding lamin tail domain-containing protein is translated as MSFKFLLFILILLSPITNAEITINEIMYAPNSNWGGENNEWIELFNNGIEDASIANWTIDEKTIPYAIVPAQGYLILAKNTTKFIEVYGRSSVRVPFTLSNSGKALYLKTAGGSTIDSFEYTEYATSEMAKNNNRTLERNTTIWLESAGVGGTPGEQNSISFNAPPVQTPMNETKNTTNTTPSTNTQENDSDIPNTQQNQESENPMSLEILVAPDTMNFGGYSTIRAKFNSGNRDFETVRFVAYIYKPSWILRDLNGNGTTLRNSPYNSNAAAEVREISADETYYLVLPIFLKCNTEGYADATYTARLRAYTYENDEWKALTESDINIFVSGESESCKKEIGKETSCINKTIEKNCTEKTKILREYALEINITHPEIIFAGENFTTTVFLKNNGEKLRDIEIYSYMYEHSTIISSGFDGTKWGNTRTANSRKVTLSANDSITIELLNRAKENASTEKYTYKVVFADLADDKKSEERISLIELDARNASETNGLKNETLSNMTEIENKITGNMLAKNAVPKKLSLFDRIIYKIKSWLI